From a region of the Arachis ipaensis cultivar K30076 chromosome B09, Araip1.1, whole genome shotgun sequence genome:
- the LOC107619732 gene encoding hydroxymethylglutaryl-CoA synthase-like, with translation MEILHEALEAHNWASKGKYTIGLGQDCLEFCPEVEDVISMSLTTVSSLLQKYKIDTKQIGCMEVGSETVSDKSKSIMNLPYATL, from the exons ATGGAGATACTTCAT GAAGCTTTGGAGGCTCACAATTGGGCCAGCAAAGGGAAATACACTATTGGACTTGGACAAGATTGCTTGGAATTCTGTCCTGAGGTTGAAGATGTTATCTCTATGAG CTTGACAACTGTATCCTCGCTTCTTCAAAAGTATAAGATTGATACGAAACAAATTGGATGCATGGAAGTTGGTAGTGAAACTGTCAGTGATAAAAGCAAATCCATTATGAACCTTCCTTATGCAACTCTTTGA